Proteins from one Dermacentor variabilis isolate Ectoservices chromosome 1, ASM5094787v1, whole genome shotgun sequence genomic window:
- the LOC142570132 gene encoding ixochymostatin-like produces the protein MPLLAALRSKRTSMKAFVVALLISFVALALGVDEETPVTIEWPPRPRTCAEGETWKQCVSGSCAEATCARPRVGPQCTSDCRYGCYCADGFYRNEQKVCVTRDKCP, from the exons atgccgctcctCGCTGCGTTGAGGTCGAAACGCACCAGCATGAAGGCTTTCGTCGTCGCTCTCCTCATCAGCTTTGTGGCTCTGGCGCTTGGCGTCGACG AAGAGACGCCGGTGACGATCGAGTGGCCACCGCGTCCCCGGACCTGCGCCGAAGGCGAGACGTGGAAGCAGTGCGTGAGCGGCAGCTGCGCGGAGGCCACTTGCGCTCGGCCCCGGGTGGGACCGCAGTGCACCTCCGACTGCCGCTACGGCTGCTACTGCGCCGACGGTTTCTACCGGAACGAGCAGAAGGTGTGCGTCACCCGCGACAAGTGCCCGTAG